The Musa acuminata AAA Group cultivar baxijiao chromosome BXJ1-3, Cavendish_Baxijiao_AAA, whole genome shotgun sequence genome window below encodes:
- the LOC135585178 gene encoding F-box/kelch-repeat protein At5g60570-like, protein MVAVPSCYLLQLFGSLDEDCGSFQKYLLAYLLLAKNGNILEEVKRDIFDRDVNVQSLNLTGLNLRSVVKARPGGGYTDQRSNYHLFPGLYDDITLDCLALTCRSDYPSLACLNRKFNSLIRSGYLYKLRRQHGVIEHWVYLACSLMPWEAYDPFRRRWMRLPRMPCDDCFSCADKESLAVGTQLLVFGREVTGFAIWMYSLVRRDWSRCPPMNLPRCLFGSGSSGEIAIVAGGSDMAGHVLKCSEMYNSEFGTWETLPDMNVPRRLCSGFFMDGKFYVIGGMSSHTDSLTCGEEYNLETRAWRRIWNMYPGGNRATQSPPLVAVVNNQLYAADQSTNEVKKYDKANNIWNVVRTLPVRADSSNGWGLAFKPCGDKLLVIGGHRGPQGEVIVLHYWCPEDGNVGGADWDVLSIKERAGAFVYNCAIMGC, encoded by the coding sequence ATGGTTGCTGTTCCAAGTTGTTATCTTTTGCAGCTTTTCGGATCTTTGGATGAGGACTGTGGTTCTTTTCAGAAGTATTTGCTGGCTTACCTGCTATTAGCAAAAAATGGGAACATTTTAGAGGAGGTGAAAAGGGATATATTTGACAGAGATGTGAATGTGCAGAGTTTGAATCTTACAGGGTTAAATTTGAGGAGTGTGGTTAAGGCACGGCCTGGAGGTGGTTATACTGATCAAAGATCAAATTACCATCTTTTTCCAGGACTTTATGATGATATTACACTAGATTGTCTGGCCTTAACATGTAGGTCTGACTACCCTTCGCTTGCCTGTCTGAACAGAAAGTTTAACTCGCTGATTCGTAGTGGATATCTTTACAAATTAAGGAGACAGCATGGTGTTATTGAGCACTGGGTTTATCTGGCATGTAGTTTAATGCCTTGGGAAGCATATGATCCTTTTAGGCGTAGATGGATGAGGCTACCAAGGATGCCATGTGATGATTGCTTCTCTTGTGCAGACAAGGAGTCTCTTGCTGTTGGGACCCAACTTCTTGTTTTTGGACGGGAAGTTACAGGTTTTGCCATTTGGATGTACAGTTTGGTGAGGCGTGATTGGTCTAGATGTCCACCTATGAACTTACCTCGTTGTCTGTTTGGATCCGGAAGCTCAGGGGAAATTGCGATTGTTGCTGGTGGAAGTGATATGGCTGGCCATGTTTTGAAGTGTTCTGAGATGTACAATTCAGAGTTTGGTACTTGGGAGACTTTACCAGATATGAATGTACCAAGGCGATTATGTTCTGGTTTTTTTATGGATGGAAAATTTTATGTTATAGGGGGCATGTCAAGTCATACAGATTCTTTAACGTGTGGCGAGGAGTATAACCTTGAAACAAGAGCATGGAGAAGAATTTGGAATATGTATCCTGGTGGCAATAGGGCTACTCAGTCTCCCCCTTTGGTTGCAGTTGTAAATAATCAGCTATATGCTGCAGATCAATCTACAAATGAAGTTAAGAAATATGATAAGGCAAATAACATTTGGAATGTTGTAAGAACATTGCCTGTGAGAGCTGACTCTTCTAATGGTTGGGGTCTTGCATTCAAGCCATGTGGTGATAAATTGTTAGTCATCGGTGGTCATAGAGGGCCTCAAGGTGAAGTAATTGTTTTGCACTATTGGTGTCCTGAAGATGGAAATGTGGGTGGAGCAGACTGGGATGTGCTTTCTATCAAAGAAAGAGCTGGTGCTTTTGTTTACAATTGTGCAATAATGGGTTGTTGA
- the LOC103979027 gene encoding NAC domain-containing protein 21/22, whose protein sequence is MSFLSMVEARMPPGFRFHPRDDELVCDYLTKKVCGNSGIYGCPMMIDVDLNKCEPWDLPEMACVGGKEWFFFSLPDRKYATGQRTNRATESGYWKATGKDRQVIRGGLLVGMRKTLVFYQGRAPKGRKTNWVMHEFRMVAGADDPQKLSLEEDWVLCRVFHKSRALSGQPATEAGNGEDISSSSLPPLMNGYLTFEQVSCFSNLGPVHPASGRTHEANPSSSFARSLQTRSSSAHAGGLPSLDSSDNVANYFTKLDSSNPWREAPRSSDGNVNSYMWNPF, encoded by the exons ATGAGCTTCTTGAGCATGGTGGAGGCGAGGATGCCGCCGGGGTTCAGGTTCCACCCAAGGGACGATGAGCTTGTTTGCGACTACCTCACGAAGAAGGTCTGTGGCAACAGCGGCATCTACGGCTGTCCCATGATGATCGACGTCGACCTGAACAAGTGCGAACCATGGGACCTCCCTG AGATGGCATGTGTGGGCGGCAAAGAGTGGTTCTTCTTCAGCCTGCCGGACCGGAAGTACGCGACCGGGCAgcggacgaaccgtgcaaccgagTCAGGCTACTGGAAGGCGACGGGGAAAGACCGGCAGGTGATCCGGGGAGGACTACTCGTTGGCATGAGGAAGACGCTGGTCTTCTACCAAGGAAGAGCACCCAAGGGAAggaaaactaattgggtcatgcATGAGTTCCGCATGGTGGCGGGAGCTGATGACCCACAGAAGCTTTCTCTCGAG GAGGATTGGGTCCTGTGTAGAGTCTTCCACAAGAGCAGAGCGCTGAGCGGCCAGCCAGCCACGGAGGCCGGCAATGGCGAGgatatctcctcctcctccctccctcctctcatGAACGGCTACCTCACCTTCGAGCAGGTGTCCTGCTTCTCCAACCTCGGCCCAGTACACCCAGCGTCAGGAAGAACCCATGAAGCTAATCCTTCCTCCTCGTTTGCACGAAGCCTGCAAACCAGGAGCAGCTCAGCTCATGCCGGGGGATTACCGAGCTTGGATTCTTCTGATAACGTCGCGAACTACTTCACCAAGTTGGATAGCAGCAATCCATGGAGGGAGGCCCCGAGAAGCTCCGATGGCAACGTCAACTCGTACATGTGGAACCCATTTTGA
- the LOC135585189 gene encoding uncharacterized protein LOC135585189, giving the protein MMNPASESRSSPQQHQTTVNSTTEIQLRPIIDDMFQNSWEAAERGYETCSYYESKLKQIIQFAFIDIIISSMALFAVFIGQRDLKGRANELHLLICGFLTTCSLLCGVTLMFFTINLLSRKNQSVQRGQHMTTVFLLVISCALLILTAAGFSTLLHKRSMFLAALLPGCLLLGTLLYFIFHAGDDHDQNSTGYASYKSELKHSLGLSSTVVSLAFSGLITTLIGTAKSNSDQALTINTKICIFQMFFAAMFGLLLMLLSSVPPSFKQQSTREFLTKLLKALSYSLLGSLALVAATAASAFLDVFLVLVLLPTPFLGVTLWFCIDWHSTQKQPHGPRTTTNVGQDLKLKLISKVATTTTSISFGGLTGVFSGFIGRKGSELQLKLCVLVMFFAFLSSFSVKLLAFSTPKPGTLMTVIKSLSTCSVLLLLFSAIIVFFLEFLGG; this is encoded by the exons ATGATGAATCCAGCATCAGAGTCTCGATCAAGTCCTCAG CAACACCAAACCACTGTTAATTCCACGACCGAGATCCAGTTGCGGCCAATAATCGATGACATGTTTCAAAACTCATGGGAAGCT GCAGAAAGAGGTTATGAAACATGTAGCTATTATGAATCCAAGTTGAAGCAAATCATACAGTTCGCCTTCATTGATATCATCATCAGCTCAATGGCACTGTTCGCAGTTTTCATAGGACAGCGAGATCTGAAAGGCCGTGCAAACGAATTGCACCTTCTCATCTGCGGCTTCCTCACCACCTGCAGTCTTCTCTGTGGGGTAACCCTAATGTTCTTCACCATCAATTTGCTAAGTCGCAAGAATCAGAGTGTCCAAAGAGGCCAGCATATGACCACCGTTTTCCTCCTCGTCATTTCATGCGCTCTCCTCATCCTTACAGCAGCTGGTTTCTCAACTCTCCTCCATAAACGCTCTATGTTTCTGGCAGCCCTGCTTCCGGGATGTTTGCTTCTCGGCACCCTCCTCTACTTCATATTCCACGCAGGCGATGATCATGATCAGAATTCCACAGGATATGCGAGCTATAAATCAGAGCTGAAACATTCGTTGGGTCTCTCATCCACTGTTGTCTCCCTTGCATTCAGTGGGCTGATAACTACTCTTATTGGGACCGCTAAAAGTAATTCGGATCAAGCCCTTACCATAAACACGAAAATCTGCATCTTTCAGATGTTCTTCGCCGCCATGTTCGGCCTTCTGTTGATGCTGCTCAGCTCAGTCCCACCGAGCTTCAAGCAGCAAAGCACCAGGGAGTTCCTTACCAAGCTCCTCAAAGCACTCAGCTACTCTCTGCTGGGCTCATTGGCACTCGTAGCCGCTACGGCGGCGTCTGCGTTCCTTGACGTCTTCCTTGTACTGGTTCTCCTGCCGACACCATTTCTTGGAGTCACTCTTTGGTTCTGCATAGACTGGCACAGCACCCAGAAACAGCCGCACGGACCGCGCACTACTACCAACGTTGGTCAAGATCTCAAGCTCAAACTCATTTCCAAGGTCGCTACTACCACGACATCCATCAGCTTCGGAGGTCTTACGGGCGTCTTCTCAGGATTTATCGGCAGAAAAGGCAGTGAATTGCAGCTCAAGCTCTGCGTGCTGGTGATGTTCTTCGCATTTCTGTCCAGTTTCAGCGTGAAGCTGCTCGCTTTCAGTACTCCAAAGCCAGGAACTCTGATGACAGTTATCAAATCCTTAAGCACTTGCTCTGTCTTGTTGCTCCTATTCTCTGCCATTATCGTCTTCTTCCTCGAGTTCCTGGGTGGCTGA
- the LOC103979026 gene encoding uncharacterized protein LOC103979026 — protein sequence MTASAMVTDVAISTEAFLDRPAALSAFCRLGSRISLGRDLIAADKAGEPADVGPEGEDSGGDFVDFEFRLNHPVAMLPADELFADGKLVPLQLAATKPVSMHSVAEIRSPEQPKSLRVAQVSGSDPYVFSPRAPSCTSRWRELLGLKRAAITKADHPENVSPAPAAAKSNNPNPDARSLKHFFHRNHKSSPLEPSLSMPLLRDSDSESVSISARLSLSSSSSSGPDHEDLPRFSLDSDKPNHHIPMVRLVRPLPAATELGRSRIRRTGSSEMATPPPLTVPVDSPRMNPSGKVVFHGLERSSSSPGSFTGGPRPRPRGMERSYSANVVRVAPVLNVPVCSLRGSAKSSPVFGFGQLFSPPKKEKAGPGASAARSGGSAKTKSDKASNSWN from the coding sequence ATGACCGCCTCCGCCATGGTTACCGACGTCGCCATCTCGACAGAGGCTTTCCTCGACCGGCCGGCGGCCTTATCGGCCTTCTGCCGCCTCGGCTCGAGGATCTCCCTCGGCCGCGATCTCATCGCCGCCGACAAGGCGGGGGAGCCGGCCGACGTGGGCCCTGAAGGGGAGGATTCTGGTGGAGACTTCGTCGACTTCGAGTTCCGGCTCAATCATCCCGTCGCCATGCTCCCTGCCGACGAGCTGTTCGCCGATGGGAAGCTGGTACCGCTTCAGCTGGCGGCGACGAAGCCGGTGTCGATGCACTCCGTGGCTGAGATCCGCTCGCCGGAACAGCCGAAGTCGCTGAGGGTGGCCCAGGTCTCTGGTTCGGACCCCTATGTCTTCTCTCCCCGCGCGCCGAGCTGCACCAGCCGATGGCGGGAGCTGCTCGGCCTCAAGCGGGCGGCGATCACGAAGGCGGACCACCCCGAGAACGTTTCGCCCGCCCCTGCTGCCGCCAAGTCCAATAACCCTAACCCTGACGCCCGATCCCTGAAGCATTTCTTTCACCGGAACCACAAATCGTCCCCGCTCGAGCCGTCGCTGAGCATGCCCCTCCTCCGCGACTCCGACTCGGAATCGGTCTCGATCTCCGcccgcctctccctctcctcttcctcctcctccggccCGGACCACGAGGACCTCCCACGGTTCTCCCTCGACTCCGACAAGCCCAACCACCACATCCCCATGGTCCGGCTGGTCCGGCCGCTGCCGGCAGCGACGGAACTCGGACGGAGCCGGATCAGGCGGACCGGGTCATCGGAGATGGCCACACCGCCGCCGCTGACCGTGCCGGTGGACAGCCCGCGGATGAACCCGTCGGGGAAGGTGGTGTTCCACGGGCTGGAGCGGAGCTCGAGCAGCCCCGGAAGCTTCACGGGCGGGCCACGGCCGCGGCCGCGGGGGATGGAGCGGTCCTACTCGGCCAACGTCGTCCGGGTCGCCCCGGTCCTCAACGTCCCAGTATGCTCCCTCCGCGGCTCCGCAAAGTCCAGCCCGGTCTTCGGGTTCGGCCAGCTGTTCTCGCCGCCGAAGAAGGAGAAGGCCGGGCCGGGCGCATCCGCGGCTCGGAGCGGTGGCAGCGCGAAGACCAAGAGCGACAAGGCATCGAATTCGTGGAATTAG
- the LOC103979025 gene encoding uncharacterized protein LOC103979025 codes for MMNPASESPSSPQQHQTTVTSTTEIQLRPIIDDMFQNSWEAAERGYETSSYYESKLKQILQFAFIDIIISSMALFAVFIGQRDLKGRANELHLLICGFLTTCSLLCGVTLMFFTINLLSRKNHSVQRGQHMTTVFLLVISCALLILTAAGFSTLLHKRSMFLAALLPGCLLLGTLVYFIVHAGDDHDQNSTGYASYKSELKHSLGLSFTVVSLAFSGLITTLIGTAKSHSDQALTINTKICIFQMFFAAMFGLLLMLLSSVPPSFKQQSTREFLTKLLKALSYSLLGSLALIAATAASAFLDVFLVLVLLPTPFLGVTLWFCIEWHSTQKQPHGPRTTTNVGHDLKLKLISKVATTTTSISFGGLMGLFSRFIGRKGSELQLKLCVLVMFFAFLSSFSVKLLTFSTPKPGTLMTVIKSLSTCSVLLLLFSAIIVFFLEFLGG; via the exons ATGATGAATCCAGCATCAGAGTCTCCCTCAAGTCCTCAG CAACACCAAACCACTGTTACTTCCACGACCGAGATCCAGTTGCGGCCAATAATCGATGACATGTTTCAGAACTCATGGGAAGCT GCAGAAAGAGGTTATGAAACATCTAGCTATTATGAATCCAAGTTGAAGCAAATCCTACAGTTCGCCTTCATTGATATCATCATCAGCTCAATGGCACTGTTCGCAGTTTTCATAGGACAGCGAGATCTGAAAGGCCGTGCAAACGAATTGCACCTTCTCATCTGCGGCTTCCTCACCACCTGCAGTCTTCTCTGTGGGGTAACCCTAATGTTCTTCACCATCAATTTGCTAAGTCGCAAGAATCACAGTGTCCAAAGAGGCCAGCATATGACCACCGTTTTCCTCCTCGTCATTTCATGCGCTCTCCTCATCCTTACAGCAGCTGGTTTCTCAACTCTCCTCCATAAACGCTCCATGTTTCTGGCAGCCCTGCTTCCGGGATGTTTGCTTCTCGGCACCCTCGTCTACTTCATAGTCCACGCAGGGGATGATCATGATCAGAATTCCACAGGATATGCGAGCTATAAATCAGAGCTGAAACATTCGTTGGGTCTCTCATTCACTGTTGTCTCCCTTGCATTCAGTGGGCTGATAACTACTCTTATTGGGACCGCTAAAAGTCATTCGGATCAAGCCCTTACCATAAACACGAAGATCTGCATCTTTCAGATGTTCTTCGCCGCCATGTTTGGCCTTCTGTTGATGCTGCTCAGCTCAGTCCCACCAAGCTTCAAGCAGCAAAGCACCAGGGAGTTCCTTACCAAGCTCCTCAAAGCACTCAGCTACTCTCTGCTGGGCTCATTGGCACTCATAGCCGCTACGGCGGCTTCTGCTTTCCTTGACGTCTTCCTTGTACTGGTTCTCCTGCCGACACCATTTCTTGGAGTCACTCTTTGGTTCTGCATAGAGTGGCACAGCACCCAGAAACAGCCGCACGGACCGCGCACTACTACCAACGTTGGTCATGATCTCAAGCTCAAACTCATTTCCAAGGTCGCTACTACCACGACATCCATCAGCTTCGGAGGTCTTATGGGCCTCTTCTCAAGATTTATCGGCAGAAAAGGCAGTGAATTGCAGCTCAAGCTCTGCGTGCTGGTGATGTTCTTCGCATTTCTGTCCAGTTTCAGCGTGAAGCTGCTCACTTTCAGTACTCCAAAGCCAGGAACTCTGATGACAGTTATCAAATCCTTAAGCACTTGCTCTGTCTTGTTGCTCCTATTCTCTGCCATTATCGTCTTCTTCCTCGAGTTCCTGGGTGGCTGA